A stretch of the Streptomyces sp. NBC_01428 genome encodes the following:
- a CDS encoding type B 50S ribosomal protein L31, with protein sequence MQQDKQPDYHAVVFRDRSAGYAFLTRSTATSERTIEWDDGETYPVVDVEISSESHPFYTGKARTVDSEGRVAQFERRYGGGGQGSDGAGNA encoded by the coding sequence ATGCAGCAGGACAAGCAGCCCGACTACCACGCCGTGGTCTTCCGCGACCGCAGCGCCGGCTACGCCTTCCTCACCCGGTCCACCGCCACGAGCGAGCGCACCATCGAGTGGGACGACGGGGAGACCTATCCGGTCGTGGACGTGGAGATCTCCTCGGAGAGCCACCCGTTCTACACGGGTAAGGCCCGCACCGTGGACTCCGAGGGCCGCGTCGCCCAGTTCGAGCGTCGGTACGGAGGCGGCGGACAGGGTTCCGACGGAGCCGGGAACGCCTGA
- a CDS encoding metal-dependent hydrolase has product MMGPAHSLSGAAAWLGVGAAAAAAGHTMPWPVLLVGALICAGAALAPDLDHKAATISRAFGPVSRGLCEIVDKLSYAVYKGTRKQGDPRRSGGHRTLTHTWLWAVLIGAGASVLAITGGRWAVLALLFVHMVLAIEGLLWRAARGSSSDVLVWLLAATSAWILAGILDKPGNGSDWLFTSPGQEYLWLGLPIVLGALVHDIGDALTVSGCPILWPIPVGRKRWYPIGPPKVMRFRAGSWVELKVLMPAFMLLGGVGCAAAMNFI; this is encoded by the coding sequence ATGATGGGACCAGCACACTCACTGTCGGGAGCCGCGGCCTGGCTCGGCGTCGGAGCGGCCGCCGCCGCGGCCGGTCACACCATGCCCTGGCCGGTCCTCCTGGTCGGCGCGCTGATCTGCGCCGGTGCCGCGCTCGCCCCGGACCTCGACCACAAGGCGGCCACCATCTCGCGCGCCTTCGGACCCGTATCGAGGGGCCTGTGCGAGATTGTCGACAAGCTGTCGTACGCCGTCTACAAGGGCACCAGGAAGCAGGGCGACCCCCGACGCTCCGGCGGCCACCGCACACTGACGCACACCTGGCTGTGGGCCGTGCTCATAGGCGCCGGCGCCTCAGTGCTGGCGATCACCGGCGGCCGCTGGGCCGTCCTCGCCCTCCTCTTCGTCCACATGGTCCTCGCCATCGAGGGCCTGCTGTGGCGGGCCGCCCGCGGGTCCAGCAGCGACGTGCTGGTCTGGCTCCTCGCCGCGACGAGCGCCTGGATCCTCGCCGGAATTCTGGACAAGCCGGGCAACGGCTCGGACTGGCTGTTCACCTCGCCCGGCCAGGAGTACCTGTGGCTCGGCCTGCCGATCGTCCTCGGCGCGCTCGTTCACGACATCGGGGACGCGCTCACGGTGTCCGGCTGCCCGATCCTGTGGCCCATCCCGGTCGGTCGCAAGCGGTGGTACCCGATCGGGCCGCCCAAGGTGATGCGGTTCCGCGCCGGCAGCTGGGTCGAGCTCAAGGTGCTGATGCCCGCCTTCATGCTGCTGGGCGGCGTGGGCTGCGCGGCCGCGATGAACTTCATCTGA
- a CDS encoding DEAD/DEAH box helicase → MTLIDQLPQTADPDALYEAFESWAGERGLTLYPHQEEALIEVVSGANVIVSTPTGSGKSMIAAGAHFAALARDEVTFYTAPIKALVSEKFFELCKMFGTENVGMLTGDASVNADAPVICCTAEVLASIALRDGKQADVGQVVMDEFHFYAEGDRGWAWQIPILELPQAQFILMSATLGDVSMFEKDLTRRTGRPTSVVRSATRPVPLSYEYVLTPLTETLTELLATKQAPVYIVHFTQAQAVERAQALMSINMCTREEKDQIAALIGNFRFTTKFGQNLSRYVRHGIGVHHAGMLPKYRRLVEKLAQAGLLKVICGTDTLGVGVNVPIRTVLFTALTKYDGTRVRTLRAREFHQIAGRAGRAGFDTAGYVVAQAPEHVIENEKSLAKAGDDPKKRRKVVRKKAPEGFVGWTDSTFEKLIAADPEPLTSRFRVTHTMLLSVIARPGNAFDAMRHLLEDNHEPRKQQLRHIRRAIAIYRSLLDGGIVEKLDEPDPTGRIVRLTVDLQQDFALNQPLSTFALAAFDLLEPESPSYALDMVSVVESTLDDPRQILAAQQNKARGEAVAAMKADGVEYEERMERLQDVSYPKPMEELLFHAYNVYRKSHPWVGDHPLSPKSIIRDMYERAMTFTEFVSFYELARTEGIVLRYLASAYKALEHTVPDDLKSEDLEDLIAWLGEMVRQVDSSLLDEWEQLANPEVMTAEEAQEKADQVKPVTANARAFRVLVRNAMFRRVELAALDHVHELGELDADAGWDADAWGDAMDKYWDEYEDLGTGPDARGPKLLSIVEEPQNGLWRVRQTFADPNGDHDWGISAEVDLVASDAEGRAIVKVTDVGQL, encoded by the coding sequence GTGACCCTCATCGATCAGCTGCCGCAGACCGCAGACCCCGACGCCCTTTACGAAGCCTTCGAGTCGTGGGCCGGGGAACGCGGTCTCACGCTCTACCCCCACCAGGAGGAGGCGCTGATCGAGGTGGTCTCGGGGGCGAATGTGATCGTCTCCACGCCCACCGGCTCGGGCAAGAGCATGATCGCCGCGGGCGCCCACTTCGCCGCGCTCGCCCGGGACGAGGTCACCTTCTACACCGCGCCCATCAAGGCGCTGGTCTCGGAGAAGTTCTTCGAGCTGTGCAAGATGTTCGGCACCGAGAACGTCGGCATGCTCACCGGTGACGCGTCCGTGAACGCCGACGCCCCGGTCATCTGCTGCACGGCCGAGGTGCTCGCCTCCATCGCGCTGCGGGACGGCAAGCAGGCCGATGTGGGCCAGGTCGTCATGGACGAGTTCCATTTCTACGCCGAGGGCGACCGCGGCTGGGCCTGGCAGATCCCGATCCTGGAACTCCCCCAGGCGCAGTTCATCCTGATGTCGGCGACGCTCGGTGACGTCTCGATGTTCGAGAAGGACCTCACGCGCCGCACCGGGCGTCCCACCTCGGTGGTCCGGTCCGCGACCCGGCCGGTCCCGCTCTCCTACGAGTACGTCCTCACTCCGCTGACGGAGACGCTCACCGAGCTGCTCGCCACGAAGCAGGCCCCGGTCTACATCGTGCACTTCACTCAGGCGCAGGCCGTGGAGCGGGCGCAGGCGCTGATGAGCATCAACATGTGCACGCGTGAGGAGAAGGACCAGATCGCCGCACTGATCGGCAACTTCCGCTTCACCACCAAGTTCGGCCAGAACCTCTCGCGTTACGTCCGGCACGGCATCGGTGTGCACCACGCCGGCATGCTGCCCAAGTACCGGCGCCTGGTGGAGAAGCTGGCCCAGGCCGGTCTTCTGAAGGTCATCTGTGGCACGGACACGCTCGGGGTGGGCGTCAACGTCCCCATCCGCACCGTGCTGTTCACCGCGCTCACGAAGTACGACGGCACCCGGGTCCGGACGCTGCGGGCGCGCGAGTTCCACCAGATCGCCGGACGCGCCGGGCGTGCGGGCTTCGACACGGCGGGCTACGTCGTCGCGCAGGCGCCGGAGCACGTCATCGAGAACGAGAAGTCGCTCGCGAAGGCGGGCGACGACCCGAAGAAGCGCCGCAAGGTGGTGCGCAAGAAGGCTCCCGAGGGCTTCGTCGGGTGGACGGACAGCACCTTCGAGAAGCTCATCGCCGCCGATCCCGAGCCGCTGACCTCGCGCTTCCGGGTCACGCACACGATGCTGCTGTCGGTGATCGCACGGCCCGGCAACGCCTTCGACGCGATGCGCCATCTCCTCGAGGACAACCACGAGCCGCGCAAGCAGCAGCTCCGGCACATCCGGCGGGCGATCGCGATCTACCGCTCGCTCCTCGACGGCGGCATCGTCGAGAAGCTCGACGAGCCCGACCCGACCGGCCGCATCGTGCGCCTCACCGTCGACCTTCAGCAGGACTTCGCGCTCAACCAGCCCCTGTCGACGTTCGCGCTCGCCGCGTTCGACCTTCTGGAGCCCGAATCGCCGTCCTACGCCCTCGACATGGTCTCGGTCGTGGAGTCCACGCTGGACGATCCGCGACAGATCCTCGCGGCGCAGCAGAACAAGGCCCGTGGCGAGGCCGTGGCCGCGATGAAGGCCGACGGTGTGGAGTACGAGGAGCGCATGGAGCGGCTCCAGGACGTGTCGTACCCCAAGCCCATGGAGGAGCTGCTCTTCCACGCGTACAACGTGTACCGCAAGAGCCACCCGTGGGTCGGTGACCATCCTCTGTCGCCGAAGTCCATCATCCGCGACATGTACGAACGGGCCATGACCTTCACGGAGTTCGTGTCCTTCTACGAACTCGCCCGCACCGAGGGCATCGTGCTGCGCTACCTGGCGAGTGCCTACAAGGCGCTCGAGCACACCGTCCCGGACGACCTGAAGTCCGAGGATCTGGAGGACCTGATCGCCTGGCTGGGCGAGATGGTGCGCCAGGTCGACTCCAGCCTTCTCGACGAGTGGGAGCAGCTCGCCAATCCCGAGGTGATGACGGCGGAGGAGGCGCAGGAGAAGGCCGACCAGGTCAAGCCGGTCACGGCGAACGCCCGCGCTTTCCGTGTCCTCGTCCGCAACGCGATGTTCCGCAGGGTGGAACTGGCGGCGCTCGACCACGTCCACGAACTCGGCGAGCTGGACGCCGACGCCGGCTGGGACGCCGACGCGTGGGGCGACGCGATGGACAAGTACTGGGACGAGTACGAGGACCTCGGCACCGGTCCCGACGCTCGCGGCCCGAAGCTGCTGTCGATCGTCGAGGAGCCGCAGAACGGTCTGTGGCGTGTCCGGCAGACCTTCGCCGATCCGAACGGCGATCACGACTGGGGCATCAGTGCGGAGGTCGACCTGGTGGCCTCCGACGCGGAAGGCCGTGCCATCGTCAAGGTCACCGACGTCGGCCAGCTGTGA